In one Roseburia intestinalis L1-82 genomic region, the following are encoded:
- the pdxR gene encoding MocR-like pyridoxine biosynthesis transcription factor PdxR: MIEIMIDLQGGAKAPLYEKIYEYIKRDVIEGKIPVGEKLPSTRLLAKHLSVSRSTVEMAYEQLLAEGYIKAEPCRGFFVCDITELYEFGHIEKDFKHTFTFGKKEQEETACSHVIDFSPYAIDTMHFPYNVWRKLNKNALLDDREELLLSGDGQGDYGLRKAIAAYLHQARGVNCQPDQLIIGAGNEYLEILLTQILGRNKRVLMENPTYLQAYHTFLNMGYQMTLVSVEEDGIDPQKVRNYDPDVVYIMPSHQFPLGTVMPLKQRLELLKWALEKEERYLIEDDHDSEYRYRGKPIPSLQSVDHFEKVIYIGTFSKSIAPSLRISYMVLPPELLKRYHEKCGFYSTTVPKIQQEILRAFIEEGHFERHLNKMRGIYRAKHDFLLAELKKRSWVEKIYGDHAGLHVLVQVNTEKKETEICDLAEKQGIRIYGISEYVVRKSEQSCNETVRNKNASIESEKNNFAGTVPHKPILLLGYGRLGEDEIQKGLLILDTII, from the coding sequence ATGATTGAAATAATGATTGATTTACAGGGGGGAGCGAAAGCTCCCCTCTATGAAAAAATATACGAATATATCAAACGGGATGTCATTGAGGGAAAAATTCCTGTTGGGGAAAAGCTTCCGTCGACAAGACTTTTGGCAAAGCATTTGTCGGTAAGCAGAAGTACCGTCGAAATGGCATATGAACAGCTCCTTGCAGAGGGATACATCAAAGCAGAACCTTGCAGGGGTTTTTTTGTGTGTGATATTACAGAGCTGTATGAGTTTGGGCATATAGAAAAAGATTTCAAACATACATTTACATTTGGAAAAAAAGAGCAGGAAGAGACAGCTTGCAGCCATGTTATTGATTTTTCCCCATATGCAATCGATACCATGCATTTCCCATATAATGTGTGGAGAAAATTAAACAAAAATGCACTGTTAGATGACAGGGAAGAATTGCTGTTATCCGGGGATGGACAGGGGGACTATGGGCTTCGAAAGGCGATTGCAGCATATCTGCATCAGGCGCGAGGTGTGAACTGTCAGCCCGATCAGCTGATCATCGGAGCAGGAAATGAATATCTTGAGATTTTACTGACACAGATTTTAGGAAGAAATAAGCGGGTTCTCATGGAAAATCCAACTTATTTGCAGGCATATCATACATTTTTAAATATGGGATATCAGATGACGCTTGTTTCGGTGGAAGAAGATGGAATAGATCCACAAAAGGTCAGAAATTATGATCCGGATGTTGTCTATATCATGCCTTCCCATCAGTTCCCTCTTGGAACGGTCATGCCGTTAAAACAAAGGCTGGAATTGTTGAAATGGGCATTGGAGAAAGAGGAACGCTATCTGATCGAGGACGATCACGACAGTGAGTACCGTTACCGTGGAAAGCCGATCCCGTCGCTGCAAAGCGTGGATCATTTTGAAAAAGTGATTTATATTGGAACTTTTTCTAAGAGCATTGCGCCGTCACTTCGAATCAGTTATATGGTGCTTCCACCGGAATTGTTAAAACGTTATCATGAAAAATGTGGATTTTATTCTACGACCGTTCCCAAAATTCAGCAGGAGATACTGCGTGCCTTTATTGAAGAGGGACATTTTGAACGTCATTTGAATAAGATGAGGGGGATCTACCGTGCAAAACATGATTTCCTGCTTGCAGAGTTAAAAAAGAGAAGCTGGGTAGAAAAAATTTACGGAGATCATGCAGGACTGCATGTTTTAGTACAGGTAAATACTGAAAAAAAAGAAACAGAGATATGTGATCTGGCGGAAAAACAAGGAATCCGTATCTATGGAATCAGTGAATATGTTGTACGGAAATCGGAGCAGAGCTGTAATGAAACTGTGAGAAATAAAAATGCTTCCATAGAAAGTGAAAAAAACAATTTTGCCGGAACTGTACCACATAAACCGATTCTTTTACTTGGCTATGGAAGACTGGGTGAAGATGAGATCCAGAAAGGTCTTTTGATATTAGATACTATTATATGA
- a CDS encoding DUF2225 domain-containing protein translates to MNLFAGLEKFGIKADNTTDLFEDEKKPAASADGGKTEAAPTEDSFLLDKAIRCTVCDKVFKTKMIKNGRIKRLEPDLDLRPRFEYIDTLKYDVASCPYCGYTAMNRYFEHVTSGQIKLIKEQVCANFKPTGSDEPAVLDYDQAIERYKLALFNTIVKKGKTSEKAYSCLKLSWLYRGKAEELKGTDPETLEKKKEAKEQEEAFYQQAYEGFMKAMSTEMFPMCGMDQCTVDYLLAAMAYHFKKYDVASKCISRIQATPSASKKMKDRAYDLKEKIVAEIKNSK, encoded by the coding sequence ATGAATTTATTTGCAGGATTGGAAAAATTTGGTATTAAAGCAGATAACACAACGGATCTGTTTGAGGATGAAAAAAAGCCGGCAGCATCCGCTGATGGTGGAAAAACAGAGGCTGCTCCGACAGAGGACAGTTTTCTGTTAGACAAGGCAATCCGTTGTACTGTCTGTGACAAGGTATTTAAGACAAAAATGATCAAGAACGGACGAATCAAACGTTTAGAGCCGGATCTGGATCTGCGTCCGCGTTTCGAATACATTGACACTTTAAAATATGATGTGGCATCCTGCCCGTATTGCGGATATACAGCGATGAACCGTTATTTCGAGCATGTGACATCAGGACAGATCAAACTGATCAAGGAACAGGTTTGTGCCAATTTCAAACCAACAGGTTCCGATGAACCTGCCGTCTTAGACTATGATCAGGCAATCGAGCGTTATAAGCTTGCACTTTTCAATACGATCGTCAAAAAAGGAAAGACCAGTGAGAAGGCCTATTCATGTTTAAAACTTTCCTGGCTGTATCGTGGGAAGGCAGAGGAGTTAAAAGGAACAGATCCGGAGACCTTAGAGAAGAAAAAAGAGGCAAAAGAGCAGGAAGAGGCATTTTACCAGCAGGCATATGAGGGATTTATGAAAGCAATGTCTACAGAGATGTTTCCAATGTGTGGAATGGATCAGTGTACCGTAGATTATCTTCTTGCGGCAATGGCATATCATTTCAAAAAATATGATGTGGCTTCTAAGTGTATTTCAAGAATCCAGGCTACACCTTCTGCATCGAAAAAGATGAAAGACCGTGCATATGATTTAAAAGAAAAGATCGTGGCAGAGATCAAAAACAGCAAATAG
- a CDS encoding glutamine--tRNA ligase/YqeY domain fusion protein, whose amino-acid sequence MENENVSKNFIEQFIDQDIEEGHCKTVHTRFPPEPNGYLHIGHAKSILLNSGLAQKYNGKFNLRFDDTNPTKEKTEFVEAIKEDIKWLGADWEDRLFFASDYFDQMYEAAVKLIKKGKAYVSDLSADEIREYRGTLTEPGKEDPAGSRSVEENLALFEDMKNGKFADGEKVLRARIDMTSSNINMRDPVIYRVAHMTHHRTGDKWCIYPMYDFAHPLEDAIEGITHSICTLEFEDHRPLYNWVIDEVGKDMIPDKDEMPPRQIEFAKLYLTNVVTGKRYIKRLVEEGIVDGWDDPRLVSIAALRRRGFTPESLKMFVELCGISKANSSVDYAMLEYCIREDLKMKRPRMMAILDPVKVVIDNYPEGETEYLEVVNNLENEELGVRKVPFSRELYIDREDFMEEPPKKYFRMFPGNEVRLMNAYFVTCNSFVKDENGVVTEIHCTYDPASKGGNSPDGRKVKGTIQWVSAAQAVPAEIRLYENIVDEEKGVYNEDGSLNLNPNSLTVLKNCVVEENLKDAKAYDSFQFVRQGFFCVDAKDSTADHLVFNRIVSLKSSFKLPNA is encoded by the coding sequence ATGGAAAACGAGAATGTCTCAAAGAATTTTATTGAACAGTTTATTGATCAGGATATAGAGGAAGGACATTGCAAAACCGTCCATACAAGATTTCCACCGGAGCCAAACGGATATCTTCATATCGGACATGCCAAGTCCATACTTTTAAATTCAGGTCTTGCGCAGAAATACAATGGAAAATTTAATTTAAGATTTGACGATACGAACCCGACAAAAGAGAAGACAGAGTTTGTTGAGGCAATCAAAGAGGATATCAAATGGCTTGGTGCTGACTGGGAGGACAGACTGTTCTTCGCGTCCGACTATTTTGATCAGATGTATGAAGCAGCAGTAAAGCTGATCAAAAAAGGAAAAGCATACGTTTCTGATCTGAGTGCAGATGAGATCCGTGAGTACCGCGGTACACTGACAGAACCGGGAAAAGAAGATCCTGCGGGCAGCAGAAGTGTGGAAGAGAATCTTGCTTTATTTGAAGATATGAAAAACGGTAAATTTGCCGACGGAGAGAAAGTGCTCCGCGCAAGAATCGATATGACATCTTCAAACATCAATATGAGAGATCCGGTTATTTACCGTGTGGCGCATATGACACACCACAGAACCGGAGACAAATGGTGCATTTATCCGATGTACGATTTTGCACATCCATTAGAGGATGCCATTGAGGGAATTACCCATTCGATCTGTACACTCGAGTTTGAGGATCACAGACCGCTGTACAACTGGGTGATCGATGAGGTTGGCAAAGATATGATTCCGGATAAGGATGAGATGCCGCCGAGACAGATCGAGTTTGCAAAATTATATTTAACAAACGTAGTGACAGGAAAAAGATATATCAAGCGTCTTGTGGAGGAAGGTATCGTAGACGGATGGGATGATCCACGCCTTGTATCGATTGCTGCACTCCGCAGAAGAGGATTTACACCGGAATCTTTAAAAATGTTTGTGGAACTCTGCGGTATTTCCAAGGCAAACAGCTCTGTGGATTATGCCATGTTAGAGTACTGTATCCGTGAAGATTTAAAGATGAAACGTCCCCGTATGATGGCGATCTTAGATCCGGTCAAAGTTGTGATCGACAACTATCCGGAGGGAGAGACAGAGTATCTTGAGGTAGTCAATAACCTTGAAAATGAGGAACTTGGTGTGCGTAAAGTTCCATTTTCACGCGAACTTTATATTGACCGTGAAGACTTTATGGAAGAGCCGCCAAAGAAATATTTCCGTATGTTTCCGGGCAACGAAGTACGTCTGATGAACGCATACTTTGTGACCTGCAACAGTTTCGTAAAAGATGAAAATGGCGTGGTGACGGAGATCCACTGTACTTATGATCCGGCATCTAAAGGTGGAAACAGCCCGGACGGACGAAAAGTAAAAGGAACCATCCAGTGGGTATCTGCAGCACAGGCAGTTCCGGCTGAAATTCGTCTCTATGAAAACATTGTAGATGAGGAAAAAGGAGTGTATAATGAGGACGGAAGTCTGAATCTGAATCCAAATTCCCTCACTGTTTTAAAAAACTGTGTTGTTGAGGAAAATTTAAAAGATGCAAAAGCATATGACAGTTTCCAGTTCGTAAGACAGGGATTTTTCTGTGTGGATGCGAAAGATTCGACCGCAGATCATCTGGTATTTAACCGGATCGTTTCACTTAAGAGCTCATTTAAACTGCCTAATGCATAG
- a CDS encoding AlbA family DNA-binding domain-containing protein: MTADELKKIIQSGEKIDVEFKQSENDLTKDVYQSVCSFNNRNGGHIVLGVVDKTKEIRGVNFQKVDKILKDFTTSINNANKLNPPMYLTPEVFEIDGKILVYIWVPEGTQLRRLNGRIWDRTHEGDIDITDNAELVYKMYARKQSTYFVNKVYPRLGLEYLDLDVIRRAKQMALSRVDNHPWANMDEKEILRSTGLILTDPDTGKEGITLAAILLFGKDNTIMSVLPQYKTDAIYRVKNLDRYDDREVIITNLIDSYRRLMDFGKKHLNDTFVLDGDQSVSARDKILREIISNILAHRDYSNAYTAQFVIESNRIYTKNSNLPHGHGELKLNQFEPFPKNPPISKVFREIGYADELGSGMRNTNKYTKLYSGGTPIFLEDNIFQIVIPMESVADLQVGPDNVKKVTEKVTEKVTEKVTEKEQEVLALLLENANYTMPQLAEKLKISRKTIAVRLKSLKEKNVIERVGSDRKGYWKINK, translated from the coding sequence ATGACAGCAGACGAGTTGAAAAAGATAATTCAGTCCGGCGAAAAAATAGATGTGGAATTCAAACAGTCAGAAAATGATCTGACAAAGGATGTGTATCAATCGGTCTGTTCGTTTAATAACCGCAATGGAGGACATATTGTTCTTGGTGTAGTTGATAAGACAAAAGAGATTCGGGGTGTTAATTTCCAAAAAGTAGATAAGATACTCAAAGATTTTACGACATCTATTAATAATGCAAATAAGCTGAATCCACCGATGTATCTTACACCAGAGGTTTTTGAGATAGATGGAAAGATACTTGTCTATATCTGGGTGCCTGAGGGAACACAGCTTAGACGTTTGAATGGCAGAATCTGGGATAGAACACATGAAGGTGATATTGATATAACAGACAATGCAGAATTAGTGTATAAGATGTATGCGAGAAAGCAGAGCACTTATTTTGTGAATAAAGTTTATCCAAGACTTGGACTGGAGTATCTTGATCTTGACGTGATCCGAAGAGCGAAGCAGATGGCACTTTCAAGAGTAGACAATCACCCATGGGCAAATATGGATGAGAAAGAAATACTTAGAAGCACAGGACTTATTCTGACTGACCCGGATACGGGAAAGGAAGGAATAACACTTGCTGCGATTCTATTATTTGGAAAAGATAATACGATTATGTCTGTGTTGCCACAATATAAGACAGACGCTATTTATCGTGTGAAAAATCTGGACCGCTATGATGACCGCGAAGTTATTATCACGAATTTAATAGATAGCTACCGCAGATTGATGGATTTTGGAAAAAAACATTTGAATGATACTTTTGTGTTGGATGGAGATCAGAGCGTGAGTGCTAGAGATAAGATTTTGCGTGAAATTATATCAAATATTCTGGCACATCGGGATTATTCCAATGCATATACGGCACAATTTGTGATTGAAAGTAACCGAATCTATACGAAAAACAGTAATCTTCCACATGGTCATGGAGAACTGAAATTGAATCAGTTTGAGCCATTTCCAAAGAACCCGCCGATTTCGAAAGTGTTTCGGGAAATTGGATATGCGGATGAATTGGGCTCTGGGATGAGAAATACGAATAAATATACGAAATTATACTCTGGTGGAACCCCCATTTTTTTGGAAGACAATATTTTTCAAATAGTGATACCGATGGAATCCGTTGCTGATTTGCAAGTTGGACCAGACAACGTTAAAAAGGTGACTGAAAAGGTGACTGAAAAGGTGACTGAAAAGGTGACTGAAAAAGAGCAGGAGGTTCTTGCATTGCTATTAGAGAATGCAAATTATACCATGCCTCAACTTGCAGAAAAATTAAAGATAAGCAGAAAAACAATAGCGGTGCGGTTGAAGTCATTGAAGGAAAAAAATGTGATAGAACGAGTGGGATCAGACAGAAAAGGTTATTGGAAAATAAATAAATGA
- the prfA gene encoding peptide chain release factor 1, whose translation MFDKLEDLLIRFEELMSELSEPDVANDPVRFRKLMKEQSDLTPIVNAYKEYKQCKQNIEDSLALLEEESDEEMRELAKEELNDSKARVEELEKELKILLLPKDPNDDKNVIVEIRAGAGGDEAALFAAEIYRMYLHYAESRNWKTEIMEADETGIGGMKSVTFMLSGQGAYSVMKYESGVHRVQRVPETESGGRIHTSTITVAVMPEAEEVDVQIDDKDIRIDVCRASGAGGQCVNTTDSAVRLTHIPTGIVIYSQTEKSQIQNKAKAFALLRTKLYDLEQQKAHDAEAELRKSQVGTGDRSEKIRTYNFPQGRVTDHRINLTLYKLDKIMNGDIQEIIDACIAADQAAKLAKMNEN comes from the coding sequence ATGTTTGATAAATTAGAGGATTTACTGATCCGTTTTGAGGAATTAATGAGTGAATTAAGTGAGCCGGATGTGGCAAATGATCCGGTGCGTTTCCGTAAGCTGATGAAAGAGCAGAGTGACCTGACTCCGATCGTAAATGCATATAAGGAATATAAACAGTGCAAACAGAACATCGAGGATTCCCTTGCTTTGCTTGAGGAAGAGTCTGATGAGGAGATGCGTGAACTTGCGAAAGAAGAGTTAAACGATTCTAAGGCAAGAGTGGAAGAGTTGGAAAAAGAGTTAAAGATCTTATTACTTCCGAAAGACCCGAACGATGACAAGAACGTTATCGTTGAGATCCGCGCAGGCGCCGGCGGTGACGAGGCTGCTTTATTTGCTGCTGAAATTTATCGTATGTATCTGCATTATGCAGAAAGCAGAAACTGGAAGACGGAGATCATGGAAGCAGATGAAACCGGCATCGGCGGTATGAAGAGTGTTACTTTTATGCTGAGCGGACAGGGAGCCTACTCCGTTATGAAATATGAGTCCGGTGTACACCGTGTACAGCGTGTCCCGGAGACAGAGTCCGGCGGACGTATCCATACTTCCACTATCACAGTTGCAGTGATGCCGGAGGCTGAGGAAGTGGATGTGCAGATCGATGACAAAGATATCCGTATCGATGTCTGCCGTGCATCCGGTGCCGGTGGCCAGTGTGTCAATACGACAGACTCTGCCGTGCGTCTGACACATATCCCGACCGGAATCGTGATCTACAGCCAGACGGAAAAATCACAGATCCAGAATAAGGCAAAAGCGTTCGCCCTGCTGCGTACCAAATTATACGACTTAGAGCAGCAGAAAGCCCACGATGCGGAAGCAGAGCTTCGTAAGAGTCAGGTCGGAACAGGAGACCGTTCTGAGAAGATCCGTACCTACAACTTCCCACAGGGACGTGTGACGGATCACAGAATCAATCTTACACTGTACAAACTCGATAAGATCATGAACGGAGATATCCAGGAGATCATTGACGCATGTATCGCAGCAGACCAGGCAGCGAAGCTGGCGAAGATGAATGAGAATTAA
- the prmC gene encoding peptide chain release factor N(5)-glutamine methyltransferase has translation MTYREAINLGEKVLNMADVADAKIDAWLLLEMVCKIDRSFYYLHMEDEVAEEQLSEYEIALRKRAEHVPLQYIVGEAEFMGLKFKVNSNVLIPRQDTETLVEEALKVVKPGMKVLDLCTGSGCIIVSIVHNVPEVEGTATDISKQALLVAKENAKLNQVSVTFERSDLFDNVTGTYDVIVSNPPYIRTGEVVKLMPEVQEFEPMEALDGKEDGLYFYRKIIKECKAYLKPGGHILFEIGYDQGEAVSGLLKEAGFKNVTVIKDLAHNDRVVTGMEDICLIN, from the coding sequence ATGACATATCGGGAAGCAATTAATCTCGGCGAAAAGGTTTTAAATATGGCAGATGTGGCAGATGCAAAAATTGATGCATGGCTGCTTTTGGAGATGGTCTGCAAGATCGACCGCAGCTTTTATTATCTGCATATGGAGGATGAGGTCGCTGAGGAACAGTTAAGTGAATATGAGATTGCATTGCGCAAACGTGCAGAACATGTGCCGTTACAATATATTGTCGGTGAAGCAGAGTTTATGGGATTGAAATTTAAGGTCAATTCCAATGTGCTGATTCCGAGACAGGATACGGAGACTCTGGTGGAAGAAGCATTAAAAGTCGTAAAACCGGGAATGAAAGTACTTGATTTGTGCACCGGTTCCGGCTGTATTATTGTCAGTATTGTGCATAATGTACCGGAGGTGGAAGGGACAGCGACGGATATTTCCAAACAGGCACTTCTTGTGGCAAAGGAAAATGCAAAGCTGAACCAGGTTTCGGTCACGTTTGAGCGCAGTGATCTGTTTGACAATGTGACAGGGACATATGATGTGATCGTTTCAAACCCGCCTTATATAAGAACCGGGGAAGTGGTAAAACTCATGCCGGAGGTGCAGGAGTTTGAACCGATGGAGGCTTTAGACGGCAAAGAGGACGGTTTATATTTTTATAGAAAGATTATCAAAGAATGTAAGGCATATCTGAAACCGGGAGGACACATTTTGTTTGAAATCGGTTACGATCAGGGCGAAGCAGTGTCCGGGCTTTTAAAAGAAGCTGGATTTAAAAATGTGACGGTTATCAAAGATTTGGCACACAATGATCGTGTTGTGACAGGAATGGAGGATATATGTTTGATAAATTAG
- a CDS encoding DUF1385 domain-containing protein translates to MRYSGIGGQAVMEGVMMKNQEKYAVAVRKPDGEIALEVSEYKGIIKNKKIRNMPILRGVFSFIESLYLGVATLTFSASFFEEEETDQKEKTKKQREKKVLTEEQQKRQDSLMMGGTVAFSIVLAVAIFMILPYYISVFFQKFTDSYMLIAVLEGLIRLAIFIGYVAAISLMPDIKRVYMYHGAEHKCINCIEHGMDLTVENVRKSSRLHKRCGTSFLLIVMIISIFFFMFIHVDSRVLRLVLRLVLIPVIAGVSFEFIRLAGRSDNALINLLSKPGLLLQHITTKEPEDDMIEVGIASVEAVFDWKTYVEEIRQEDSREHDISGSN, encoded by the coding sequence ATGAGATATTCCGGGATTGGCGGACAGGCAGTCATGGAAGGTGTGATGATGAAAAATCAGGAAAAATACGCCGTAGCTGTCAGAAAGCCAGATGGGGAAATTGCACTTGAGGTTTCCGAATATAAAGGTATTATAAAAAATAAGAAAATCAGAAACATGCCGATCTTACGCGGTGTGTTCAGTTTTATAGAGTCGTTGTACCTGGGTGTTGCAACGTTGACGTTTTCCGCTTCTTTTTTTGAGGAAGAAGAAACGGACCAGAAAGAAAAGACAAAGAAACAGCGTGAGAAAAAAGTATTGACAGAAGAGCAGCAGAAAAGACAGGACAGCCTGATGATGGGGGGGACGGTTGCATTTTCCATTGTTCTTGCTGTCGCGATATTTATGATTCTTCCATATTATATATCTGTATTTTTTCAGAAGTTTACAGATTCCTATATGCTGATCGCTGTTTTAGAGGGGCTGATCCGTCTGGCAATTTTTATCGGGTATGTGGCAGCGATTTCGCTGATGCCTGATATTAAACGGGTTTACATGTATCATGGTGCGGAGCATAAGTGCATTAACTGTATTGAACATGGGATGGATCTTACGGTGGAGAACGTGAGAAAGAGTTCCAGATTACATAAGCGTTGTGGAACCAGTTTCCTGCTGATCGTTATGATCATCAGTATTTTCTTTTTTATGTTCATCCATGTGGATTCAAGAGTGTTAAGACTGGTACTTCGTCTTGTGCTGATCCCGGTGATCGCGGGTGTGTCTTTTGAATTTATAAGACTTGCAGGACGCAGCGATAATGCGCTTATTAATCTGCTCAGTAAACCGGGACTTCTGCTGCAGCATATCACGACGAAGGAGCCGGAGGATGATATGATCGAGGTGGGGATTGCATCTGTGGAAGCTGTGTTTGACTGGAAGACTTATGTGGAAGAAATAAGACAAGAGGACAGTAGAGAACATGACATATCGGGAAGCAATTAA
- the rpmE gene encoding 50S ribosomal protein L31 has translation MREGIHPDYYQATVTCNCGNTFVTGSTKEDIHVEICSKCHPFYTGQQKSARTDGRIDKFNKKYGINK, from the coding sequence ATGAGAGAAGGAATCCATCCAGATTATTATCAGGCAACAGTTACATGTAACTGCGGTAACACATTCGTAACAGGTTCTACAAAAGAGGATATCCACGTAGAAATTTGTTCCAAATGCCATCCGTTCTACACAGGACAGCAGAAATCTGCAAGAACTGACGGACGTATCGATAAGTTCAACAAGAAGTACGGCATTAACAAATAG
- the rho gene encoding transcription termination factor Rho, whose translation MREKYESLSLVVLRDLAKARGLKNISSMKKSDLVNRMLEEDARKQKETESMQTQEERGERVKAKEGTERSKDHAQPKEYSRKRTEYVPRERGTDADRQTKEKAEEPVETQENQTASAAADDTMMSLDSGITANGILEVMPDGYGFIRCENYLPGEHDVYVSPSQIRKFNLKTGDIVCGNTRIKTQQEKFSALLYVTTINGYHPSVAQKRKSFEDLTPIFPNERIRLERPGCSVAMRIVDLVSPIGKGQRGMIVSQPKAGKTTLLKEIAKSVTSGNPNMHLIILLIDERPEEVTDIKEAIAGDNVEVIYSTFDELPEHHKRVSEMVLGRAKRLVEHGKDVMILLDSITRLARAYNLTVPPSGRTLSGGLDPAALHMPKRFFGAARNMREGGSLTILATALVDTGSKMDDVVFEEFKGTGNMELVLDRKLSEKRVFPAIDIVKSGTRREDLLLDSEEQEAVDIMRKAINGMRKDDAVENILNMFARTKNNREYINMVKKNRII comes from the coding sequence ATGAGAGAAAAATATGAGAGTTTATCATTAGTCGTTTTGCGTGATCTGGCAAAGGCACGGGGACTGAAGAATATTTCTTCCATGAAGAAGAGCGATTTGGTCAATCGTATGCTTGAAGAAGATGCACGCAAACAAAAAGAGACGGAGAGTATGCAGACGCAGGAAGAGCGCGGGGAGCGTGTGAAAGCAAAAGAGGGCACAGAGCGTTCGAAAGATCATGCACAGCCGAAAGAATATTCCAGAAAAAGGACGGAATATGTACCAAGGGAACGCGGAACAGATGCAGATCGTCAGACAAAAGAAAAGGCAGAAGAGCCGGTAGAAACACAGGAAAATCAGACGGCATCTGCAGCGGCAGATGATACCATGATGAGTCTTGACAGTGGAATTACGGCAAATGGTATTTTAGAGGTTATGCCGGATGGATACGGATTTATCCGCTGTGAGAATTATCTTCCGGGTGAGCATGATGTGTATGTTTCACCATCACAGATCCGAAAGTTTAATTTAAAAACGGGAGATATTGTCTGTGGTAATACAAGAATCAAGACACAGCAGGAAAAGTTTTCGGCACTTTTATATGTGACTACAATTAACGGCTATCACCCGAGTGTAGCCCAGAAGAGAAAAAGTTTTGAAGATCTGACACCGATTTTTCCGAATGAGAGGATACGTTTAGAACGCCCGGGATGCAGTGTTGCGATGCGTATTGTAGATCTTGTTTCCCCAATCGGTAAGGGACAGCGTGGTATGATCGTTTCCCAGCCTAAGGCAGGAAAAACAACACTTTTAAAAGAAATCGCCAAATCAGTAACATCAGGAAATCCGAATATGCACCTGATCATCCTTCTGATCGATGAGAGACCGGAGGAGGTTACAGATATCAAGGAAGCCATTGCGGGCGATAATGTTGAGGTAATTTACTCTACTTTTGATGAACTCCCGGAACATCACAAACGTGTATCGGAGATGGTGCTTGGCCGTGCAAAACGTCTGGTAGAGCACGGCAAAGATGTCATGATCCTTCTTGACAGTATCACAAGACTTGCAAGGGCATATAACCTTACGGTTCCACCAAGTGGACGTACCTTATCCGGAGGTCTTGATCCGGCGGCACTCCATATGCCAAAAAGATTCTTTGGTGCAGCGAGAAATATGCGTGAGGGAGGAAGCCTTACAATCCTTGCGACAGCGCTGGTTGATACCGGAAGCAAGATGGATGATGTTGTATTTGAGGAATTTAAGGGAACCGGTAACATGGAACTCGTGCTCGACAGAAAACTTTCGGAAAAGCGTGTATTCCCGGCAATCGATATCGTGAAATCGGGAACCAGAAGAGAAGATCTGCTGCTTGATTCCGAAGAACAGGAAGCAGTTGACATCATGCGAAAAGCAATCAATGGAATGCGCAAAGATGATGCCGTGGAGAATATTTTGAATATGTTTGCACGCACCAAAAATAATCGCGAATATATTAATATGGTAAAAAAGAACAGAATTATTTAA